A single genomic interval of Candidatus Binatia bacterium harbors:
- a CDS encoding dienelactone hydrolase family protein, with the protein MRTTLLRTEEIGFTRKEDRIKAHAAWLRRDDRLPAVIIIHDVRGLTDHYRDIAGRFANEGFFALAIDLYSREGAPELPDMEAVFEWLQQLNDQRVLADIDAAVRFLGTRPEVRSRSVGITGFCMGGRYALMAACAVQKLAACVSFYGMLRSPDKAEDPLRLAPNLSCPYLGLFGEQDALIPRPDIKELEGVLRRTGKTFETKIYSGAGHAFFNDQHPDTYKPEAAKDAWARAIAFFRAHLNT; encoded by the coding sequence GTTTCACCCGCAAGGAAGATCGAATCAAGGCCCATGCCGCCTGGCTGCGACGTGACGACCGCCTGCCGGCGGTCATCATCATCCACGATGTCCGCGGCCTGACGGACCACTACCGCGACATCGCAGGTCGGTTCGCAAACGAGGGATTCTTCGCCCTGGCGATCGACCTGTACAGCCGGGAGGGAGCACCGGAGCTGCCGGACATGGAGGCCGTGTTCGAATGGTTGCAGCAATTGAATGATCAGCGTGTGCTGGCAGACATTGACGCCGCCGTACGCTTCCTCGGCACGCGGCCGGAAGTCCGCTCGCGTTCCGTCGGCATCACCGGTTTTTGCATGGGTGGCCGATACGCATTGATGGCCGCGTGCGCCGTGCAGAAACTCGCCGCCTGCGTGAGCTTCTACGGCATGTTGCGTTCGCCGGACAAGGCCGAGGACCCGCTCCGCCTCGCGCCCAACCTGAGCTGCCCGTATCTCGGGCTCTTTGGGGAGCAAGACGCACTGATTCCGCGGCCCGATATCAAGGAGCTGGAAGGCGTGCTGCGCCGGACGGGAAAGACGTTTGAGACAAAGATTTACTCGGGCGCAGGCCACGCCTTCTTCAACGACCAGCACCCCGACACCTACAAGCCCGAGGCCGCCAAAGACGCCTGGGCACGCGCGATCGCCTTCTTCCGCGCACACCTGAACACGTGA